Proteins co-encoded in one Desulfotomaculum sp. genomic window:
- a CDS encoding benzylsuccinate synthase subunit beta, whose amino-acid sequence MGTTKACLKCRWGVEDPTDPAKGQCIGGHRTGMGGIWKRMIHDYYNTTCDHFEEGEVDFRDHV is encoded by the coding sequence ATGGGAACCACGAAGGCGTGTCTCAAATGCAGATGGGGAGTCGAAGACCCCACAGATCCTGCCAAGGGGCAGTGCATCGGCGGTCACAGGACCGGAATGGGCGGCATCTGGAAAAGGATGATCCACGACTATTACAATACAACCTGCGATCATTTTGAAGAAGGCGAAGTAGATTTCCGGGATCACGTGTAA
- a CDS encoding CbbQ/NirQ/NorQ/GpvN family protein codes for MSTENKILVPEADPFFYVSRETRNIIDKIRLISEKKPVNVLVTGRQGCGKSSLVRQYAAVYNRPLASFQIGILSEPGQLFGEYTLREGETSYKPFLFPEAIQTDGCVVHLEEINRPEHPKALNMLFSLLAEDRQVWMDELGLLQVAKSVVFFATMNEGEEYVGTEMLDPALRDRFYTILMDYIPAEVEVEVLVKKTGVDKEKAEEIVDLINKLRGNSQTPMDVSTRTTLMIGELVAVGVSIRDAIIYSLQTDRDHLESILLTMHMERKDIDAELASEFVLFR; via the coding sequence ATGAGCACAGAAAATAAGATATTAGTGCCGGAAGCAGACCCTTTTTTTTATGTCAGCCGGGAAACAAGGAACATAATCGATAAAATAAGGCTTATATCTGAAAAAAAGCCCGTTAATGTTCTGGTAACCGGAAGACAGGGCTGCGGCAAGTCTTCCCTGGTCCGCCAATATGCCGCCGTATACAACAGGCCGCTGGCCTCCTTTCAGATTGGTATTTTGTCCGAGCCGGGGCAGTTGTTTGGAGAATATACCTTAAGGGAAGGCGAAACCAGTTACAAGCCGTTTCTTTTCCCGGAGGCGATCCAGACGGACGGATGTGTGGTTCACCTTGAAGAAATCAACAGGCCAGAACATCCCAAGGCGCTGAATATGCTGTTTTCCCTGCTTGCTGAAGACAGACAGGTCTGGATGGATGAACTTGGCCTGCTCCAGGTAGCGAAAAGCGTTGTCTTTTTTGCAACGATGAACGAAGGAGAGGAATATGTAGGCACCGAGATGCTCGATCCGGCGTTGAGGGACCGCTTTTACACGATCCTGATGGATTACATCCCGGCTGAAGTGGAAGTTGAAGTCCTAGTCAAAAAGACAGGTGTGGACAAGGAAAAAGCCGAGGAAATAGTTGACCTGATCAATAAATTAAGGGGAAATTCGCAAACCCCGATGGATGTTTCAACAAGAACAACCCTGATGATTGGGGAACTGGTGGCAGTCGGAGTAAGCATCCGGGATGCGATTATATACAGCCTGCAGACCGACAGGGATCACCTTGAATCAATTCTGCTTACCATGCATATGGAAAGGAAAGACATCGACGCAGAATTGGCCAGTGAATTCGTTCTCTTTAGATAG
- a CDS encoding VWA domain-containing protein yields MIKYPQIVKPEDIISSFYIPGEEGISEHWRKNKSPVEFRELVFLLKGIEKITAYMGRNVGTILWSGMEPTESNVIFLDPSAVLGRYPVPPSRADIAIGEAIHLGYKNTEWSDRAKNLAAKALNKELHDEDSFRYDRRFALFIEMAEDVYVDIISNRWILGRYTEKYREYTFDVRRKNFLQPPTVDELLHLWWLMAAERTGQAYKNEFEDEMYGYYGYNLSRFYTEPLLVLNSIVSDLINKVPRISSVVERCELRAKLYLSIYEDLKANFGFWVTDIRDKKMIPRTIAEDIVEDKSQFKAIIAHYAKEMETLVSKSADITDEIRLICHDDTEVVPIKINDIVLPFREPVDMSLLTKIQALINTKADKRKIISRGMESGKIDKRRLYRAPINGKVFMYKKTEFEMSNDIILVIDASGSMGGPKWNTIQMIFKVLYTALSNINKNARIFSYNETKGACLLTELSRGDNELYTVLPQGKTASGEAIIAAATLIRTKTRRPYIIHITDGASNWGCNVEYAIEYCKKQRISLMTMGYGCSKSNKSALREEYGRQVEFIDNLQEFPAKFGKLLNLGRKYN; encoded by the coding sequence ATGATCAAATATCCCCAGATTGTAAAACCAGAGGATATTATCAGTTCTTTTTACATACCCGGTGAAGAGGGGATTTCCGAACATTGGCGGAAGAATAAATCGCCCGTGGAATTCCGCGAGCTCGTTTTCTTGCTCAAAGGCATTGAAAAGATAACGGCGTACATGGGCAGAAATGTGGGAACCATCCTCTGGTCCGGCATGGAACCTACGGAAAGCAACGTGATCTTTTTAGACCCTTCCGCTGTGCTGGGAAGGTACCCGGTTCCTCCGAGCAGAGCCGATATCGCCATCGGGGAAGCCATTCACCTAGGTTACAAAAACACGGAATGGAGCGATCGCGCGAAAAACCTTGCGGCTAAAGCGCTAAACAAGGAACTGCACGACGAGGATTCCTTCCGTTACGACCGCCGCTTTGCCCTTTTTATAGAGATGGCGGAAGATGTCTACGTGGATATTATTTCCAACCGCTGGATTCTCGGGCGTTATACGGAAAAATACCGCGAGTATACGTTTGACGTGAGAAGAAAGAACTTTCTTCAACCCCCCACGGTCGACGAACTGTTGCACCTGTGGTGGCTTATGGCTGCGGAGAGAACGGGCCAGGCTTACAAGAATGAGTTTGAGGACGAGATGTACGGTTACTACGGGTACAACCTGTCCCGTTTCTATACTGAGCCTCTGCTCGTCCTGAATTCGATTGTCAGCGATTTAATTAATAAAGTTCCCCGGATCAGCAGCGTTGTGGAGCGGTGTGAATTAAGGGCCAAACTTTACCTGAGCATTTATGAGGACCTGAAAGCGAACTTTGGTTTCTGGGTAACCGATATCAGGGATAAGAAGATGATCCCGCGCACCATCGCCGAAGATATTGTTGAAGACAAGAGCCAATTCAAGGCGATCATCGCCCACTACGCCAAGGAAATGGAAACGCTGGTCAGCAAGAGCGCGGATATAACCGATGAAATCAGGCTGATCTGCCATGACGACACCGAAGTCGTTCCTATCAAGATCAATGATATCGTTTTGCCTTTTAGGGAACCCGTGGATATGAGCCTTCTGACGAAGATCCAGGCCCTGATCAATACCAAGGCGGACAAAAGGAAAATAATCAGCCGGGGCATGGAAAGCGGAAAAATTGACAAGCGGCGGCTGTACAGGGCGCCAATCAACGGAAAAGTTTTCATGTACAAAAAGACCGAATTTGAAATGAGCAACGACATCATCCTGGTCATCGACGCTTCCGGTTCAATGGGCGGGCCGAAATGGAACACCATCCAGATGATTTTTAAAGTCCTTTATACGGCCTTATCTAATATTAATAAGAATGCCAGGATATTTTCCTATAACGAGACCAAGGGCGCCTGTCTATTAACCGAGCTTTCCAGGGGCGACAACGAGCTCTACACAGTGCTTCCCCAGGGAAAGACCGCTTCCGGCGAGGCAATTATCGCAGCGGCGACCTTAATCAGGACGAAAACCAGGCGTCCATACATAATCCACATTACGGACGGGGCTTCCAACTGGGGCTGCAATGTGGAATATGCCATCGAATACTGCAAGAAGCAAAGAATAAGCCTGATGACTATGGGTTACGGATGCTCAAAAAGCAACAAATCGGCATTGAGGGAAGAGTACGGCAGACAGGTTGAATTCATTGATAACCTGCAGGAATTTCCCGCCAAGTTCGGAAAGCTGCTCAATTTGGGAAGAAAATATAATTAA
- a CDS encoding benzylsuccinate synthase subunit delta, whose product MITCRNFPPSSESCSIWEENIIKEMRLMSSTTTSEEINQDTGKRVREPLITNIQRYSLQDGPGLRTTIFLKGCPLRCPWCHNPETQSVKPEINHFLDKCTGCGKCAEVCPTGATYIEKERGEINLRFDRNKCTGCGECVKACLYEARQLVGTKMTMDEVIKEAVSDRPFFQNSGGGVTISGGEPLFFPEYTTELAKRLKWEEAVHLAIDTSCYCRWSHLAELVPLANLFLCDIKTMDPVKYKEIIKGDLKVILTNIENLVRAGANIRIRLAIIPDFNNSKEDFEAYASYIATLPGKIVAVDILPFHSYAENKYALLGRLGNYKYRDFKSLFGEDVVELLKIMAPVARAHKFECTVGGLSGVTAQSLS is encoded by the coding sequence TTGATAACCTGCAGGAATTTCCCGCCAAGTTCGGAAAGCTGCTCAATTTGGGAAGAAAATATAATTAAGGAGATGAGGCTGATGTCGTCAACAACGACCTCTGAAGAAATAAACCAGGATACCGGGAAGCGCGTCAGGGAACCCCTCATCACCAACATCCAGCGCTATTCCCTTCAGGACGGACCCGGCCTGCGCACGACTATTTTTTTAAAGGGATGCCCTTTAAGGTGTCCCTGGTGTCATAATCCGGAAACGCAGTCGGTAAAACCGGAGATTAACCACTTTCTGGATAAGTGCACCGGGTGCGGCAAGTGCGCCGAAGTCTGCCCTACAGGCGCCACTTACATAGAAAAAGAAAGAGGAGAAATAAATCTCCGCTTCGACAGGAACAAGTGCACGGGGTGCGGTGAGTGCGTCAAAGCCTGTTTATACGAGGCCAGGCAGTTGGTCGGGACTAAAATGACAATGGATGAGGTTATCAAGGAAGCCGTTTCCGACAGGCCGTTTTTTCAGAATTCCGGAGGAGGGGTGACGATCAGCGGCGGCGAACCACTGTTTTTCCCGGAATATACTACGGAACTGGCCAAAAGGCTGAAGTGGGAGGAGGCTGTGCACCTTGCTATCGATACCTCCTGCTATTGTCGGTGGAGCCACCTTGCTGAGCTTGTTCCTTTAGCAAACCTTTTTCTTTGTGACATCAAGACCATGGATCCAGTAAAATATAAAGAGATAATTAAAGGTGACTTAAAAGTTATCTTGACTAATATTGAAAATCTAGTCCGCGCGGGAGCAAATATAAGGATCAGGCTGGCTATCATTCCCGATTTTAACAATTCAAAGGAAGATTTTGAGGCCTACGCAAGCTATATCGCTACTCTGCCCGGGAAGATAGTAGCGGTGGATATTCTTCCTTTCCACAGCTATGCTGAAAATAAATACGCCTTGTTGGGCAGGCTGGGTAATTACAAATACAGGGATTTTAAGTCTTTATTCGGAGAGGATGTCGTCGAGCTGCTGAAAATTATGGCGCCTGTTGCCCGCGCCCATAAATTTGAATGTACTGTCGGGGGTTTGTCGGGAGTTACCGCACAAAGCCTCTCCTAA
- a CDS encoding pyruvate formate lyase-activating protein: MFWNWLLYKKIHLLRWRSLIKRIARKKEKLCLNCGFCGTYLHCLDAEEGCTGCGACLAACPNRAIYMERNPETVYKTVLIDGRQYQFTDQLTVLQALSKAGYNVSHFPEEGRIYAPCRTGGCWSCTVLIDGTLKPSCVTTLKDGMEIITDRKAIEAMPPLRQIAAVKAHPVGGVGTPHTLRKKYQLTSGRPYYTEVGAFTQGCVLRCPTCQNWPYTYSSRGTPLTPGQAAGIIDSKARDYNLKRIAFTGGESTINRRWLVEVLKKLKALNPDGINLHVDTNGALLTPDYIEQLIAAGMTDIGVDLKSSRLETYQKVTGIKHPAFSRRFFEQSWAGVEYLLKNCAGRIFVGLGIVYNRSLVPLEEVKEIAGRIIELNPSVQVCLLDYRPEFRQRDIFQPSAGEMFDVWKTLKKMGLECVLCQTTAGYYGP; this comes from the coding sequence GTGTTTTGGAATTGGTTATTATATAAGAAAATCCATCTGTTGAGGTGGCGAAGTCTTATCAAAAGAATAGCCCGAAAAAAAGAGAAGTTATGCCTTAACTGCGGTTTCTGCGGTACCTACCTGCATTGTCTCGATGCTGAAGAAGGGTGCACGGGATGCGGCGCCTGTCTTGCCGCCTGCCCGAACCGGGCGATATATATGGAAAGAAACCCGGAAACCGTATACAAAACGGTCCTGATTGACGGCCGGCAGTACCAGTTTACTGACCAGTTGACTGTTCTTCAGGCGCTTTCCAAAGCGGGATATAACGTTTCCCATTTTCCGGAGGAGGGCAGGATTTACGCTCCCTGCCGGACCGGCGGCTGCTGGAGCTGCACGGTACTTATAGACGGAACTCTTAAGCCGTCATGCGTAACAACTTTAAAAGACGGCATGGAAATTATCACCGACCGGAAAGCGATTGAAGCAATGCCGCCTTTGCGCCAAATAGCGGCTGTCAAGGCCCATCCCGTGGGAGGGGTCGGCACTCCGCATACCTTGCGGAAGAAATATCAACTGACCTCCGGAAGACCCTATTACACCGAAGTGGGTGCTTTCACTCAGGGCTGCGTCCTCCGCTGCCCGACCTGCCAGAACTGGCCTTATACATATTCCTCGCGGGGTACGCCGCTGACACCCGGGCAGGCTGCCGGAATTATTGATTCAAAAGCAAGAGACTATAACCTTAAACGGATAGCCTTTACGGGCGGCGAATCGACCATCAACAGACGCTGGCTGGTCGAAGTTCTGAAAAAACTGAAAGCTCTGAACCCGGATGGAATTAACCTGCATGTTGACACAAACGGCGCGCTGTTGACGCCGGATTATATTGAACAGCTTATTGCCGCCGGCATGACCGATATAGGGGTTGATCTTAAGTCGTCCCGTCTGGAAACTTATCAGAAGGTAACGGGTATTAAGCACCCAGCCTTTTCACGAAGGTTTTTTGAGCAGTCCTGGGCTGGAGTGGAATACCTGCTGAAAAACTGCGCCGGCAGAATATTTGTCGGCCTGGGCATTGTTTATAACCGGTCCTTAGTCCCATTGGAGGAAGTTAAAGAAATTGCCGGCCGCATTATTGAACTTAACCCGTCTGTTCAGGTCTGCCTGCTGGACTACCGGCCCGAATTCAGACAAAGGGACATTTTTCAGCCATCGGCCGGTGAGATGTTCGATGTTTGGAAAACACTGAAAAAAATGGGTTTGGAATGCGTTCTCTGCCAAACAACAGCAGGTTATTACGGGCCTTGA
- the sigG gene encoding RNA polymerase sporulation sigma factor SigG — MLVNKVEICGVNTSKLPVLTGSQMRQLFQAMQSGDPDARSKLINGNLRLVLSVIQRFSNRGEYVDDLFQVGCIGLMKAIDNFDLSQNVKFSTYAVPMIIGEIRRYLRDNNSVRVSRSLRDMAYKALQVRDKLVNKFSREPSVNEIALELKLPREEVVFALDAIQDPVSLFEPIYHDGGDPIFVMDQISDEKNEDHHWLEGIAIQDALNRLNSREKHILTLRFYEGKTQMEVAEEIGISQAQVSRLEKAALNHMRKHL; from the coding sequence ATGCTGGTGAATAAGGTGGAGATCTGTGGTGTAAATACTTCAAAACTCCCCGTACTCACAGGAAGCCAGATGCGCCAGCTGTTCCAGGCGATGCAGAGCGGCGATCCCGATGCCCGCAGCAAATTAATCAACGGCAACCTGCGGCTTGTGTTAAGTGTAATCCAGCGATTCTCCAACCGTGGCGAATATGTCGATGATCTTTTTCAGGTCGGCTGCATCGGGCTGATGAAGGCAATCGACAACTTTGACCTTTCCCAGAACGTAAAGTTTTCAACCTATGCTGTTCCAATGATTATTGGTGAGATCAGGCGCTATTTAAGGGACAACAACTCCGTACGGGTAAGCCGTTCACTCCGGGATATGGCTTACAAGGCATTACAGGTGAGGGACAAGCTGGTCAACAAATTTTCCCGCGAGCCTTCGGTAAATGAAATAGCGCTGGAATTGAAACTGCCCCGTGAAGAAGTAGTCTTTGCCCTGGATGCAATCCAGGATCCCGTTTCTTTATTCGAACCAATTTATCATGACGGCGGCGACCCTATTTTTGTAATGGATCAAATTAGCGATGAAAAGAACGAAGATCACCACTGGCTCGAAGGTATCGCTATTCAGGATGCCCTAAACAGGCTCAATTCGCGTGAAAAACACATCCTTACTCTGCGCTTCTATGAAGGCAAAACCCAGATGGAGGTAGCGGAGGAAATAGGAATCTCACAGGCCCAGGTATCCCGCCTCGAAAAGGCGGCGCTTAATCACATGCGCAAGCACCTGTAA
- the spoIIR gene encoding stage II sporulation protein R — protein sequence MINKLRSIMLVSAVLISVSFLIAWRINVNEASRAHIPAVGSNLIRLHVIANSNDPNDQALKYRVRDQVIITMSDKFSNVHDVNQARKVVRENLGFIRQLAAQEVADSGKAYPVTVKTGNFIFPAKRYQGQMYDFTLPAGNYEALRIILGRGEGANWWCILFPPLCFIDPGGVAQVKGTGALKTIEKKELSTQNKGESPALKEAAPAFKLSIPETVPASGSLKHEKPAAGLSWTLVSAGPEPPVEFRFKILDFLSGIRLFRSF from the coding sequence ATGATTAATAAGTTACGTTCAATTATGTTGGTATCGGCAGTTCTTATTTCAGTCAGTTTTCTTATTGCCTGGCGGATAAACGTCAACGAGGCGTCGAGAGCGCACATTCCCGCTGTTGGCAGCAATCTGATCCGCCTTCATGTAATCGCCAACAGCAATGACCCTAACGATCAGGCTCTGAAGTACCGTGTGCGCGACCAGGTAATCATTACGATGTCTGATAAATTCAGCAATGTTCATGACGTCAATCAGGCCAGGAAGGTTGTCAGGGAGAATCTTGGATTTATACGGCAGCTAGCTGCCCAAGAAGTCGCTGATTCCGGCAAGGCTTATCCCGTAACTGTAAAAACAGGTAACTTTATATTTCCTGCCAAAAGGTATCAGGGTCAGATGTACGATTTTACGCTGCCTGCGGGTAATTACGAAGCGCTGAGGATAATTCTGGGCCGTGGTGAAGGAGCGAACTGGTGGTGCATTTTATTCCCGCCGCTGTGTTTTATCGATCCCGGCGGAGTTGCTCAAGTTAAGGGAACTGGCGCGTTAAAAACGATTGAGAAAAAGGAACTTTCTACACAAAACAAGGGCGAAAGCCCTGCGCTGAAAGAAGCGGCGCCTGCTTTTAAATTAAGTATTCCGGAGACTGTTCCGGCAAGCGGCTCTTTGAAGCATGAAAAACCGGCCGCCGGCCTTTCCTGGACCCTGGTATCGGCTGGTCCGGAACCGCCTGTTGAATTCCGTTTTAAAATACTGGACTTTTTATCCGGGATCAGATTATTTAGATCATTTTAA
- a CDS encoding YlmC/YmxH family sporulation protein, which translates to MARISDLKVREVVNIADGRRLGPIKDIDINLEQGCITSIIMPGPSRLVSFFGREEEVVIPWKKIKKIGMDVILVDLRDVVDLNQDKNNPKNKERLW; encoded by the coding sequence ATGGCAAGGATATCCGATTTAAAAGTTCGCGAGGTCGTCAACATTGCAGACGGCAGAAGGCTTGGACCTATAAAGGATATTGACATCAACCTGGAGCAGGGCTGCATTACTTCGATAATCATGCCCGGCCCCAGCCGGCTGGTTTCATTTTTCGGCCGTGAAGAGGAAGTTGTTATTCCCTGGAAGAAAATAAAAAAAATCGGGATGGATGTTATCCTGGTTGATCTAAGGGATGTTGTTGATCTGAACCAGGATAAAAATAATCCTAAAAACAAGGAACGGTTATGGTAA